One genomic region from Myxocyprinus asiaticus isolate MX2 ecotype Aquarium Trade chromosome 27, UBuf_Myxa_2, whole genome shotgun sequence encodes:
- the LOC127417610 gene encoding G-protein coupled receptor 151-like encodes MEKSPGVNISAGNGSVDRRSFLERSGYQHLDQGDLRVLIPVVLGIICVLGFTGNVTAMGVLLTNARKGKLSMINTLILNLMLADGLVLAFAVPFKAAAYSRATWTLGLFVCKTCDWFLHSCMAAKSFTVAIMAKACYRYVSNPTKQVTFRLKTILVVLLLSWLLACVVPIPQWLFATLQREANGVICVQTVPADAHDFMSVYVKAYPLVAYCTPLSFALLYFWKAYGRCQHRSSKTQNLRTQIRSRKLTLMLFSLTVATATMWLPQWVSWVWMRHALETEGTFPPVLFTLSAQLLMFSISLVNPLIVLALSEEFREGYIGLWRRLTLRKHPPKSKPGPHTPTAPKSPTPRPETSAHLPPHQPGQTEEQMDQSEEKQESPTNKDGIVLQDVEQFWHERETGSQSHENDPLPWEHQDPREGKQ; translated from the coding sequence ATGGAGAAATCACCGGGCGTGAACATCAGCGCCGGGAACGGTTCCGTGGACAGGCGCTCGTTTCTGGAGCGAAGCGGATATCAGCACTTGGATCAAGGAGACCTGAGGGTTTTGATTCCGGTGGTCTTGGGAATCATCTGCGTGCTCGGTTTCACCGGGAATGTAACGGCTATGGGAGTCCTGCTCACCAACGCACGTAAAGGGAAGCTGTCCATGATCAACACGCTCATTCTGAACCTGATGCTGGCTGATGGTCTGGTCCTAGCGTTTGCTGTTCCCTTCAAGGCTGCTGCTTATTCCCGTGCCACTTGGACCCTGGGCTTGTTTGTCTGCAAGACCTGCGACTGGTTCTTGCACTCCTGCATGGCTGCCAAGAGCTTTACCGTGGCCATCATGGCCAAAGCTTGCTACAGGTACGTCAGCAACCCTACCAAGCAGGTCACCTTCCGGTTGAAGACCATCCTGGTGGTCCTGCTCCTCTCTTGGCTCCTGGCGTGCGTGGTCCCCATACCACAGTGGCTCTTCGCCACCCTCCAAAGAGAAGCAAACGGAGTGATTTGTGTGCAAACGGTGCCAGCCGATGCCCATGACTTCATGTCTGTGTATGTCAAGGCGTACCCGCTCGTGGCCTATTGCACACCTTTGAGCTTCGCCCTGCTCTACTTCTGGAAGGCGTATGGACGGTGCCAGCACAGGTCCAGCAAGACCCAGAACCTGCGAACGCAGATCCGATCCCGCAAACTGACCCTGATGCTCTTCAGCTTGACCGTGGCCACGGCCACCATGTGGCTCCCACAATGGGTGTCCTGGGTGTGGATGCGGCATGCCCTGGAAACCGAGGGCACCTTCCCTCCAGTCCTTTTCACTCTGTCCGCGCAGCTGCTCATGTTCTCCATCTCTCTGGTCAACCCTCTCATCGTACTGGCCCTGTCTGAGGAGTTTAGGGAGGGCTACATTGGCCTTTGGCGCAGGCTCACCCTCCGCAAGCACCCACCCAAAAGCAAGCCAGGGCCACACACCCCGACCGCCCCGAAGTCTCCCACCCCACGACCTGAAACATCAGCCCACCTGCCTCCACATCAGCCAGGGCAAACAGAGGAGCAAATGGACCAGAGTGAAGAAAAACAGGAGAGCCCAACCAACAAGGATGGAATAGTACTGCAAGACGTAGAGCAGTTTTGGCATGAGAGGGAAACTGGCTCCCAATCGCATGAAAATGACCCTTTGCCATGGGAACATCAGGATCCCAGGGAAGGAAAACAGTAA